A single region of the Peromyscus eremicus chromosome 16_21, PerEre_H2_v1, whole genome shotgun sequence genome encodes:
- the Lrrtm3 gene encoding leucine-rich repeat transmembrane neuronal protein 3: protein MSELITMLVDFDDPRALEACRRNRYEKEITSDLKNGADVLCLENTGRAISKPTPRLRKMDIRSVNFTSSARKTLGSTRWATQQTQTVQTLPNCFNVIRLLRGSAVAVVLAPTVFLTMLSSAERGCPKGCRCEGKMIYCESQKLQEIPSSISAGCLGLSLRYNSLQKLKYNQFKGLNQLTWLYLDHNHISNIDENAFNGIRRLKELILSSNRISYFLNNTFRPVTNLRNLDLSYNQLHSLGSEQFRGLRKLLSLHLRSNSLRTIPVRIFQDCRNLELLDLGYNRIRSLARNVFAGMIRLKELHLEHNQFSKLNLALFPRLVSLQNLYMQWNKISVIGQTMSWTWSSLQRLDLSGNEIEAFSGPSVFQCVPNLQRLNLDSNKLTFIGQEILDSWISLNDISLAGNIWECSRNICSLVNWLKSFKGLRENTIICASPKELQGVNVIDAVKNYSICGKSTTERFDLARALPKPTFKPKLPRPKHESKPPLPPTVGATEPSPETDVDTEHISFHKIIAGSVALFLSVLVILLVMYVSWKRYPASVKQLQQRSLMRRHRKKKRQSLKQMTPGTQEFYVDYKPTNTETSEMLLNGTGPCTYSKSGSRECEV, encoded by the exons CTCAAAGCCTACACCGAGGTTAAGAAAAATGGACATTCGATCCGTGAACTTCACGTCAAGCGCTAGAAAAACTCTGGGAAGCACACGCTGGGCGACTCAGCAGACGCAGACAGTACAGACGCTGCCAAATT GTTTCAATGTAATTAGGCTACTGCGCGGATCAGCTGTAGCGGTGGTCCTAGCCCCCACTGTCTTTCTGACCATGCTCTCTTCTGCTGAACGAGGATGCCCTAAGGGTTGTAGATGCGAGGGCAAAATGATATACTGTGAATCTCAGAAACTGCAGGAGATCCCCTCAAGCATATCTGCCGGTTGCTTGGGTTTATCCCTTCGCTACAACAGCCTCCAAAAACTTAAATATAATCAATTTAAAGGGCTCAATCAGCTCACCTGGCTCTACCTTGACCATAACCATATCAGCAATATTGACGAGAATGCTTTCAATGGGATACGCAGACTCAAGGAGTTGATCCTGAGTTCCAACAGAATCTCTTATTTTCTTAACAACACCTTCAGACCTGTGACCAATTTGCGGAACTTGGATCTGTCCTATAATCAGCTCCATTCTCTGGGATCTGAACAGTTCCGGGGCTTGAGGAAGCTGCTTAGTTTACACCTCCGCTCCAACTCATTGAGAACCATCCCGGTGCGGATCTTCCAAGACTGTCGCAACCTGGAACTTCTGGACCTGGGGTATAACAGGATCCGAAGTTTAGCCAGGAATGTCTTTGCTGGCATGATCCGACTCAAAGAACTTCACCTGGAGCACAATCAATTTTCCAAGCTCAACCTGGCCCTTTTCCCAAGGTTGGTGAGCCTTCAGAACTTGTACATGCAGTGGAATAAAATCAGTGTTATAGGGCAAACCATGTCCTGGACTTGGAGTTCCTTACAGAGGCTTGACCTGTCTGGTAATGAGATCGAAGCCTTCAGTGGACCTAGTGTCTTCCAGTGCGTCCCCAATCTGCAGCGCCTCAACCTGGATTCCAACAAGCTCACATTTATTGGTCAGGAGATTCTGGATTCTTGGATCTCTCTCAATGACATCAGTCTTGCCGGGAATATATGGGAATGCAGCAGGAATATCTGCTCCCTGGTAAACTGGCTGAAAAGTTTCAAAGGGCTGAGAGAGAATACAATCATCTGCGCCAGTCCCAAAGAGCTGCAGGGGGTAAACGTGATCGACGCGGTGAAGAACTACAGCATCTGTGGTAAAAGCACCACCGAGAGGTTTGACCTGGCCAGGGCGCTCCCCAAGCCCACGTTTAAGCCCAAGCTCCCCAGGCCCAAGCATGAGAGCAAGCCTCCGCTGCCCCCCACGGTGGGAGCCACCGAGCCCAGCCCAGAGACAGATGTGGACACGGAGCACATCTCCTTCCATAAGATCATCGCGGGCAGCGTAGCCCTCTTCCTGTCCGTGCTGGTCATCCTCTTGGTCATGTACGTGTCCTGGAAGCGGTACCCCGCCAGCGTGAAGCAGCTGCAGCAGCGCTCCCTCATGCGAAGGCACCGGAAGAAGAAAAGGCAGTCGCTCAAGCAAATGACTCCCGGCACCCAGGAATTTTATGTCGATTATAAACCCACCAACACGGAGACCAGCGAGATGCTGCTGAACGGAACGGGACCCTGCACCTATAGCAAATCAGGCTCCAGGGAATGTGAGGTATGA